In Hyperolius riggenbachi isolate aHypRig1 chromosome 1, aHypRig1.pri, whole genome shotgun sequence, the genomic window ggctgctgaagagttgagaaactccagttgttatctctatgcaaaaaagctattaagctctccgaccaacttggtcctggagagggctgttatctgacttttattatctcaactgtaattgaactgtttacttttgctctagcagaggagagtttattacttcacagactgctctgaaagactcattttgaatgctgagtgttgtgtaatctgcacatattatagaatgatgcaatgttagaaaaaacactatatacctgaaaataaaagtatgagaatattttctttgctgctaatcttctagtaattattcatagtacacaaccaattcattatatcatatattttttttcgattcagtgtctctttaagtgttgtgATTACCAGAACAAATGGGTAAATGAAATGTGTGtagaaaaacattattttaaaactgtacgggatggaattggaggaaaaaaaatgtatttttcccccttgtttttctctttaaaatgcatagaaaatcatTCCTGAAACAAATATCATCCTTAAaaggcctaattagtggtggaaaaaaaaaagaaaaaaaaaagttacacatcattttgttgtaataagtagtgatagaggtataggcaaatgaaagggaggaacatttttttgcagtagaaaaaacatatatttacatagatactGTATGTACATGAGTCCCGaaatagggacaaatgaggaagaaagtggGACAGGGGTATTTAGTTCACAAGGAGGGACTGTTCCTCTGAAaaggggacagttgggagctatgggtatAGCGCAGCAGAGGTTCTTTGCAATATTTTGGTAATATCTCTTGCTAACACTTGCCTCCTTGTGATGtaccttaaaaaaaaaggtgctttaaagaggaactccagtgaaaataatgtagtaaaaaaagtgcttcatttttctaccataattatgtataaatgatttagtcagtgtttgctcattgtaaaatctttcctctgcccgatttacattgtgacatttattacatggtgacatttttactgtgggcaggttatgtagctgctcctagctgttttggctgttagagacagctgtaaacagctaattcctgtctgtgaaccttgttacattgtaacaaactgccaaaagtaccttggtactcagagcttcttgtgggaggggtttcagcataaaatcagtcatacagcgccccctgatggtctgtttgtgaaaagcattatatttctcatgtaaaagggggtatcagctactgattgggataaagttcaattctaggttggagtttctctttaagttatatgGCTTTCAAGGTGTCTTCTGGTTGAGGTAGAAAAGACAGGTACAATTCCTTCTCATACAAAATTCAAGCTCACCGTGTTATTTTTCCACAAAATAAGCTGTAGGGAAATATTCATCTGCTGATCATCAGGTGCTGCTCCATCAAATGTACCCACTATTGAATaatttaactttgctgggtatgcAGATGTTATCCAATTCTCAATATTCAGAGGACCGGGTAATTCTCCTTTCTCGTTAAAAAACATGTCTTCGTTATCTGCACCTTTGACGTAAACTCTTCTTATGTAATCAGTGAGCTTGAGGATagaacagaagaagaagatgtaaacatgtttatctcatagGTTGCCAGTAAGACTTATACGGCCCATATGTATGAGGCaacagatttgcaaagctctgatttgctgggaaCAATCATGTGCTAAAAGTAGCAAGTaattacagcaaatcagagcctttaaATCTATCAGCTGAGGAAACTCATCACCTGCCTCTCCAATCTGTATGATTTCTCATGCACACAAAGATTAGCAATTGTGAAATGTACATTTAAAAATGGGACCCAGGCAATTGCCGATAATATTTTATTGGTAATGTCACATGTTATTGATggtcagggccgggacaaggtccaatactaacagaggctgagctggccAAGTGAGCCCTGCCCCCCAACCCCCCTCGTTTAACCCTCTGGgtgatacaattacatcgcccaggagggggcgcagcacctttttttaaattttttattttttaaatcatgtagcgagccctaggcttgctacatgatagccgctgcgcagcggcatccccccacccactccaatcgccttcggcgatcagagtaagcaagaaatcccgttcagaacgggatttcctgctgggcttccctggtcgccatggtgacggggcgggatgacgtcaccgacgtcatggacgtcatgacgtcagagggagtcccgatccacccttcagtgctgcctggcactgattggccaggcagcgcaaggggtctgggggggctgcacggcacggcgggtagcggcggatcggtggtGAGCGGaaattacacgcagctagcaaagtgctagctgcgtgtaacaaaaaaaaaattatgcaaatcggcccaccagggcctgaaaaatcctcctgcgcgacataccccgagctcagctcgggattatcgcccaggaggttaaatgtAATAATAAGTTATACATGAATAAAACAGTCAGTATTTTTCAAAGGAAAACATATTTTAagttgagttaaactcattttttgtaATCAAACTGTACATTTCCATTAAGGCAGGCAGCATAATCTGCCACGTATGTGTTTATAGGTGAAGAATGAATGATCACAAACATACTCATTCTGCacctatatacacatatatgacAGACACTGCTGCTTGCTTGCAGGCAGAAGCAGTTCTTTCTCAAGCAAACAACTAACCAAGCAGGCAGAATGGAATCAGGATCTTAATACTGACTGTCTGTAGTAGTGCTACTTACCGTTTGAAAATATGGCTGCAGGTGCCAGTCCCAACTACGCAGCCAGCCAGCAAGACACTGCGAGGGACGTTAATAAGAAGGGAGTCTGACACACGCATGCAGGCCAGTCAGACAAACATACAAATGTGGCATATCCCTTCTCCTCTGTCTGCTTTATCTACAAAACTCCCAGACCTTGCTCCCCTACCGCTTACGGACCTGAGGGCACCGAATGTAGCTAATGAGAGTCGCTGCAAAGGAGCAGTGGCTCTCTCTGTGAGAGTCCTTGTACGTGTCGAGAAGCGCACTTGTGCTATTTACTGGGTGGAAATCCACAATATCACTGTCATTAACTTTAATGTTAATCGCTGAAATTTCTGGCTATTACCAGTAATAAAGGTCACCTCTGGCGCTCGCTATTTTATCATACTGCTAATTATTAAAATGAATGTTGATACCCTTTTGTACCAGGGCGTGTGCTATTATTTGCTTTGTCTCCACACTCCTATCCCCACAATACCATGAAATGCATATGCCCACATATACACTTAAAGGGTGCCCAAAGTGAAGAATTCAATCTAGCTTTACTTACGTGGAGTTTCTTACAGTGTCCCTTaccgcagctccggtcttctgCTGAGTCCCGCTGGCTGCCTCTAAGGATTGCCAACCCCTGATCGGTTGTCATCCTCTGCACATGCATGCACACTCCCCACGCCCAAGTCACTGGGAgcatactactgcgcaggtgcagaatgctgccAGTGACATAAGCGCATCCATATGCAggtgcacgcatgcgcagaagatgcgACCCATCAGGGTTCAGCGATCCTTAGACGCCAGGATAAGACCGAAGCTACGatgagggacacaaatgacttctaggggctggaagaagccccatgtaagtaaatgGAACAGGGTTGTGAGGAGGCGCTCCAGTGTTCCAGTTACCATACACCTCCTACGGAGGTGATAACCTCGCCCAAGGTGGACCAGCTTCCATCGCGGAGAGAGGACCTAAAGAGGGGTGCGACCGCCCGGCTCCTGCGCAATCCGGGATACTGAGCGGGAACGGTTTATTCCCGCTggcctatacggtggttgcaggactgcaacccatgtttgtgagtacatATCTCATAAGTTAATTGAACATTTGGTGTGATTaacgatactgcactattgggctcctggtcttctcTTTCCTAACAGAAAAAGGCAACCTCCTCTCCTGAGTGAAGGAAGAACCCGAATCTGTACTCCTTTTTCCATGTAAGTAAAGCTAGAGTTAATTCTTCACCTCAGATATCCTGTAAGCATTGGATGGggtccctccccctgcacactgaatagcgactgtctataaatctttgtctacaaaactttgtatgattcgttatcagtggctgagcagatgcagttattagaacaattgtgcagagagcaaaacgtttttttctctcctcgcccttagttgtcaatctctaaggacggggccccctgtggcttctgggccccctgcagctgcatcccttgcagggtctattgttaggcCCCTGCCTGTAAGAGCAACAAGCACTactacacgcacgcacacatacactcactcactcacactctccctctCTTTCCATGCAGATAgacacaaatacacacaaaaccaacacacattacatagtacatagacAATGCACATATACCCACAAAAATACACAGACACACTTGCAGCACTCActgaatcacacacatacacttcaAGCAGCACTGATACAGACACGCACTTCTTCTAGCAGCGCTCAGTGATCTATGCACACAGTCACTCACCTTCACTGGTAGGCACACACCCATCCCCTTTCAATCTTGCAGCACTCGTTaatcacacactacacacacacacactcacacacacactcacacacactcacacacactcaatcTTGCTCACTGAATTCACTGGGCTGCCGACCCACGTGTTCTCTCCTCCAGTACTTTAGAAGTGCTGACTTCTAAGAGGGGGAGcaatggatggatgggaggaatTTCCCCCTCTGCACTCTGATGGCcacggagctgctgctgctgctagactGAGGAAGACAAGTCACAGGCAGGCACTATTTAGCACAAAAACTTTGTCTCTCCGTACCCCTAGTTTCACCCCTTCAGTTGGTGCACACATGGCACGGTCCGTACTCTGCAGAGCTTCATCTATGACCATCTGCCCGCACAGTCTTGCTTGCTTACTTTGCCATGTGTCATAATTTCTTGGGCCCCTGCGTGCCGGTGCCTCCCGGCTCACCTGCACTCCCAGATGTTGGTGATTATTACGCCCCTGCTTACGTGAGACACTTCCAAcatgcctggctggagagagaggggggcggTTTAGGTGGTATTATCGTCGCCGTGGCAACTGTTGTACACTCTCTCTCTGAGAGAGCAGTACAGAGATGATCTGTACCGCTCCCGCCCTCAGCACTAATAGAAGCAATAGCGGGAAGGGCGCTGGGCAGTGCGGGCACATAGAAGAAACTGATCCTGCGCCCATTAATGACCTCATTGACCACGCCCAGAGGCTGCAGCCTTgccagcctatgtgtcggcccggccctgttgatGGTAGATTATCAGTGGACATTATGGATATTTTCACATTAACCTTCCCATCTATGCCTATCACTAACTtaccctaccccctacctatgcctattacTAAGTAAAGATGCCGCAAACCCATGAAAATTTGTTTGTGAACTGCGAATGCGAACTTGcaaaaaagttcacgaaccggcaAACATTgccaactgcaatagacttcaatgggcaggcgaacttgaaaaactacaaacactgtttctggccacaaaagtgatggaaaatatgtttcagggggtctaacacctggaggggggcatggcggagtggaatacatgcaaaaagtcccggggaaaattatggatttgacacacagcagggttataatccctaaatagcagacatcacattgcattcctaaattggaggccttaaagagacactgaagcgaaaaaaatatatgatataatgaattggttgtgtactatgaataattactagaagattagcagcaaagaaaatattctcatatttttattttcaggtatatagtgttttttctaacattgcatcattctctaatatgtgcagattacacaacactcagcattcaaaatgattctttcagagcagtctgtgaagtaatgacctctcctctagcagagaaaaagtacacagttcaattacagttgagataataaaagtcagataacagccctctccacaactaagttagtcggagagcttaatagcttttttgcatagagataacaactggagtttctcaactcttcctgtactggaaacaattagactgatgtatctgatcttaatgtttttttttcttagctgtactacacatacaaatcataatatcatcatttttttttcgcttcagtgtctctttaagtgcttgaaaacatcttgcgtgtgtatacatggatcagcaggtagtgtaagtagtgtactgcttcgcaCTGACAGACCAATCTCACTGTGTaactcaccgcaaacagctgtttgtttagTGATGGCtgcgctggactggtgcgcaccatggcgagagtgcaggcgatagcatttttaagcccatatggtcgggctgaggtagctcaatgacagaacacaaGAGTGATCGAATTTggtatgtccacaatgaagcaatgaccttattatcttgggtgtgccccccaacacactcatataggtcattgcttcattgtgatacgcaagccccttcactgtggcaaggtaacgatcacgaaggaaaattgacacatgtacataccttttgttttgttgttgcagccacagtgcagccagaaaaactaggcatgtacacacaccagaaaaattattagtctttgtgttagcggccgctgctagcagcggccttacaaattcagaaatccacctggagtcctgtaccctgttggtggtggcggaaaaggcagtcaagcggcctgcaggcagagatgctgtgtggggactgacttagttttcggtcagggcaggcagcagcggcatgcaggcagagatgctatgctGGGGACTGACTTGGTTTTCGGGCATGCAGGAGCAGCCTGTTGGCAAATATGctttgtggggactgacttagtcttcttcGGCCAggtagtagccctccgggatccatgcctttttcattttaataaaggtgaggcactgaacactttttttgacctaggtgacttttttttgtcagtgacaatgcctcctgctgtgctgaaggtcctttctagggatggtcgctggattccgtggAATTCAAAATTCCGCCATTCCGGCCGGAATTGGACCAATTCCGATTCCggcggtcggaacggaattgctttagcgctaaaacggaattccgcggggaAAATACGGAATCCTGCCGGAATTCaaattttaagttagccaatcacAAGAAAGAAGCTTCTAAGTGTATTTCTGCCTGGAaaacggaatttctgcaccaataagAGTCTTAACgagaaccaaccaatcctaccttAGCAACCAGCTCTctagctacctatcagcagctatcccacccattttgtatataatagAGAGACGTGCAGCCAGGAAGCTTGTGggtttaaagccccatctacacaatgggacattgcagcgatccggcggctcgattagccgccggatcgcctcttccgcgtgcccgccgcacgTGTGCCggcatcaatacccgctcgattcccgctcgtccccacgccgtgcatcttccgctcgatttcctgccattgtcccctagcagggagcgagcagggaatcggcggaagcaacatccatcctgtcggatcttatcaatcgagccgcatcagctgctcgattgataaggagcatcgcggccgcatctatgcgtgtagatgcggctttagtctagtgtggagagaggagagacagacacagatccatagttgttttaacataaaacaaaagtctttttcaaGACTGTATATAAATCAAAAGTCTTTTTAACGATTCTTTGTCTAGTCTGTGAGAGAGAAAGTTAGAGTGTCAGCTATATTAGTagagagattgtagtgtagtgtgttagtacttagtagttgcttgctgcagagccagccaggccgcatgcatagtgtttgacagagtaaggcccagtgcacaccaaaaccgctagcagatccgcaatatgctagcggttttgggagctgatttcagagcgattctaggtatgtttagagaggttttctaaacatacctagcggttttgcgtgcgtttttgtgtagcagattacacatattgttacagtaaaagctgttactgaatagctactgtaacaaaaatgcctggcaaacagctctgaactagcgtttttcagagcggtttgcgtttttcctatactttacattgaggacgaaacgcttccgaaaactgcaaacgcgcagcaggaggcgcgtttgcggcttggcaaaaaccgcaaaccgccggtgtgcaccatcccattgcaatacattagacaagcgtttttagaggcggatgcggccggcggatcgctccaaaaaccgttcggtgtgcactgggccttagagtgAATTAGCTGTGTGATTAGTGATTTgtttgattagtgattgattagttgagtgagtgtagtgaatttttttttttttttttttttctttattttgtgtgttggatttattttctttatttcacccccttattttgtGATCTGTTCTGCTCATACATACGTACTACGTACccattccccaataaagtttgtggcctCCAAAAAATGCGAAGCCGAAGGCAGCAGAAAATTCCTGCCACTCCTGCAGGGACATGGAGTCATGGACGTTCACGtcgtcaagtacgtgatcagggtgagggtggcagcagcagcaggaagcattccccctggtcagaaatgtcttccctgtgttcgcaaCAGGCTCAGCAGCACGCAGGGAAATTCTGTCAGAAAAAATACAGAACACCAACACCAAATTAGCTGCACTCATAAGAGAGAACCATTTGTTGcacaaaaatatgcttcactgtttgaaAATTTGAGCAAAAAGCCCCAATAAATATAGGGTATAAATTTCATAAATCTAAAAATGACAGGATCCAATTGGGGCCCCAATGCATCTAACAGAGAGAAACCACACTCACATCACCACTCACTCATAAATATGCAGGGAAACGACTTCAATCCGGAGATGCAATAAATTATGCAGTAATTGATATCAACAATTAGAGCCAATTCTCATTCCTTTTTCACTTAGCCATTCATTTTCGTTGGCATGTGCATGAGTGAGACTTTTTTGTGAGGTATATAACAATTTTTGTATAGTCTTTATATTACCCTATTTGACGCTGCCCTTAACTTCGAGAGATTGTTTACTTGATATCAACAATCCATCAAGATTAGCTAATCAAAAAAACTTTCTTCTGAAGTAAAGTGCACTTTTAGATAGAAAAAAACTGCATATGCAAAAAATAGTAGTTACTATCCAGGAAATCCTATGTATAATTCAAGCAATCTTCTATTATGCCCATATAGTCCATGTGAGATGGTTAGCAGCATCTCTGCATCAAAAACAATGTAATGCTGAGGCAATGTCCCAATAAGGTTTACTTGTCATAATAATGATAAAAAGCAGCATACGACCTGGTAGATGAAAAGATCAATTAGGGGCAGCTCCACCACATGCCGATCAGCATGATTGCAAACTGTATGTGTGATCATCAGTCCTTGCCACACAAATCCTTATCCGTTTAGCTGATAGAGGTGATATCCCTtccagacagttcacatagaaGGTAGCTGAAATGAAATGTACTTTTCCCTCAGCACTTCATATAAGTATGCAGGCTACTGCCTATTTCCACTTATCTGTATACTGTGCTCTGCTACCATAAGAtgtaataagcaggggataacggGTAACCACCACGTGGGAACTGCCCAAACATTCAAATCATCCAGGACGCACACCAGCAGCGGCCATCGCTAATGCATTTCACCCCTCCCTTGGGGCTTCTTCAGAGCGTGCTGCGTAGTGACGTACGTGTTACTCTATCCTTATATAcaaaactagccgacccgcggcgtaccatacgccgcataagggggtagagggcaggaagggggtattgggcacagctataagtgaacatttgtggttacccacaatgcactgctactaaatatgccaaaTATTCTTTTTCACCCTTAGCAATCCAAGCAAGCATTCAGAACCACTGTTGTATAAGAATCctgtagctttaagttttacacaaccATATCTAACCCAAATGTAGACAGCTTGTTgcagacttttagtcctcatcagtacatggcaaagattgataaggctgtatgagatatggCTTGGAtcggtacaacagagtaaccaagcagctcagggcgacccaaactactcggaatgtatagggggataaaagggaccaaaaagaccttctactcaaaaaatcaaagcttggtgtaatttggcttcttaaaacagaggcaaatctgcaataattcagctataagtgaacatttgtggttacccacaatgcaccgctactaaatatgcaaattattccttttcacccttggtaagtcaagcaagcctaggggcctgattcacaaagcggtgcaaactgtttagcacgggtgtactaaacagttagcatgtgaagtgccatTCACAGACTTTTGcaggcgcaaagtgccgcgatttgcgcaaCAGCGgccttttgtgcgcgcaaaactcCGCAATCGTGCGACTCTCGGCAAATTGCGCACACAAATGACCGCGATCAAGCAAatcacggcacttcacgtgctgactatttagcacacccatgttaaacagtttgcactgctttaTGAATCAgtccctatagctttacattttacaccatCACATCAACCACACATGTGAGGGCCTATTTCAGACTCTCAGtactcatcagtgcatagcagaaattaatatggctgtatgagatagggcttggaccagtacaacagagtaaccaagcagctcagggtgacccaaaccactcggaatgtataggaggataaaaggagccaaaaagccctcctactaaaaaaatcaaatcttggtgtaatttgccttcttaaaacagaagcagatctgcaataattcagctataagtgaacatttgtggttacccacaatgcaccgctactaaatatgcaaattattccttttcacccttggtaagtcaagcaagcctatgggcctgattcacaaagcggtgcaaactgcaacagttagcacgtgaagtgctgttcgcagacttttgcgcgcgcagagTGCCGCCATTTGCACGATCATggtcttttgcgcgcgcaaaagtctgtgaTCGCACAAATTGCACACACAAAAGACCGCAATAGCGCAAATCATGGCACTTTGCGTGCACAAAAGTCCACAAactgcacttcacgtgctaaacagtttgctccgctttgtgaatcaagccctatagctttaaattttacatagtcatatctaacccacatgtgacagcccagttcagacttttggtcctcatcagtacatagcagggattgataaggctgcatgagatagggcttggaccagtacagctcagggtgacccaaactactcggaatgtgtataggaggataaaagagaccaaaaagccctcctactaaaaaaagtaaagcttggtgtaattttccttcttaaaacagaagcaaatcggcaataatttagctataagtgaacatttgtggttacccacaatgcactaataCTGAATATGcatattatccctctttgcccttggtttgatatgacactacttcttcttcttgcttggaccagccccttcttcttgcttggaccggccctgggggcagggcacaacttcttcttcttgtttgaaggttgaggcacttactctattatatatatagactagccgacccgcggcgtagcatacgccgcataagagggtagagggcagcaaggggatattgggcacagcggcggggaggggggttggacccccactcaactgggtcccccatgtgtgctctacctccagcttaagctcacctgggtcccccgtgtgcactccccctccagcttaagctcagcaggaaacccccccctcacctgggtcctccatGTGCACTCCTCcttcagcttaagctcagcaggaacagccccccccctcacctaggtcccccatgtgcgctaccCCTACtgtttaagcaca contains:
- the LOC137545252 gene encoding vomeronasal type-2 receptor 1-like, which gives rise to MTHGKLTDYIRRVYVKGADNEDMFFNEKGELPGPLNIENWITSAYPAKLNYSIVGTFDGAAPDDQQMNISLQLILWKNNTVPQGRCSEPCPPGTRKALREGKHMCCYDCVPCADGEISDILGTLIDLRKRLGRETRCQLCPNKA